The window TAGTTGCTCTTTTCATATAAATGCAAATAAAAAACAAATAACAGGATTAATGAAATGTGTTTGTAAAGATTTATATGATTCAAAAATATTTTTTCAATTAGCTTGTCACGAAATTAATGTTCAAAAAATTAAAAATGTAATGGACATTAATACAATTGAATGAAAAAATACACGTTTTATTTTAGCATTATTTGGTTTTAAAGACATAATTAATAATGTGGTTAAAGAAAATATATTAGTTATATTTGTAAAATAAAATAAATTAGCATATCTTAAAAAAATATTTTCTAATCCTTGGTATTTTGTATTATTATCAATTTTAGTTTCATCAATTAAAGCAATATAAATTGTAATTATTAAAATTGTTAAAATTAAAAACAAGGATGCAGCAATTATGGTTATTAATCGTCTATTTTGTTTAATTTTTGTTGAAAAATAACTGGTTTTTGTGTTCATAATGATAAATTATACTAAAAATAAAAAATACAATCATAAGATTGTAAATTTCTAAAATAAGTTACCTAATCCACCAATATTACCTAAATTAAATCCACCTCTACCGCTAGACATTTCTTTCATTTGTTTTGACATTCTTTCATAATCAGTTAAAAGTAAATTATATTCACGAGATGATCTACCTGAACCTTTTAAAATTCTTTGTTTTCTTTCCGCTATTTTTAGTAATTTAGGATTTTTTCTTTCTTGTTTAGTCATTGAATTAATTAAAATTTGGTATGTTGTAAATTTTTGTTCTGCGCTATTGATTTGCTCTTCATTAATTTTATTTGCTAATCCTGGAATCATTTTAATTATTTTAGTCATTTTACCTAATTTTTTAATTTGTGACATTGTATCCATTAAATCATCTAAACTAAATTGACCAGATAAAAATCTTTGCGATAATTTTTTGGCTTTATTTTCATCAATATTGTTTTCAGCTTGTTCAATTAAACTTAAGACATCACCCATTCCTAAGATTCTATTTGCCATCCTATCAGGATGAAAAATTTCTAAACCAGAAATTTTTTCACTTGTTCCAATAAATAAAATTGGAATATGTAACAAGTGAGTAATACTTAGTGCAGCCCCACCACGAGCATCAGAATCTAATTTAGTAATAATTATCCCATTAACTTTTAATTTTTCATTAAAAGTATTTGCAACATTAATTACATCTTGACCACTCATTGCATCAATTACTAAAAAGATGTAATCAGGATTTGTTATTTTTTTAATTTTTATTAATTCTTCCATTAAATTTTCATCAATTGACAGACGTCCTGCAGTATCAATTATAATTGCATCATTTTGATTTTGTTTTGCTAATGTTATTGAATTTTGTGCAATTTCTACTGCATTATTAATATTTTGACTAAAAAAATCAGTATTAATTTGTTTTGCTAAACCTTCAAGTTGATCTCGAGCAGCAGGACGATAAATATCAGCACCAACTAAAAGTGGATTTTCAATAATTTTTTTCTTTCTTAAATATGCTGCTAATTTTGCAGTTGTAGTTGTTTTTCCACTACCTTGTAAACCAATCATTAAAATTGTAAGTGGTTTTTTTGTTACTTCAATTGATATAGTTTTTTTACCTAAAATATTAATTAATTCTTCACTAAAAATTTTAATAACTGTTTGTTGAGCGTTTAAATTTCCTATTTTTCCGCTTTCTAAGATTTTTCTTTTTACTTCTTTTGTAAAACTTTTTACAACTTCTAAATTAACGTCAGCTTCAAGTAAAGATAATTTAATTTCTCTTATAATTTCAGTTATATCATCTTCAGTTATGATAGTTTTTTTATTCATTTTTTCAATTGATTTTTGTATTTTATTACCTATAAAGTCAAACATATTTAAATTATATATAAAACAAAAAAATCTTTGTTAAATAAATAGTTTAGATTGGGTTTTTGAAGAAAAATTCAGTTTTTTAAAAGAAATATTTAAAAAATATAACTTATTGAACGAAAAAATTATATCTATGATATAATATAAAATTATTTTGCTAACGAGGTAATATGTTAAATAAAGATAAAAATATTCAAGAAATAATTAATCATTTAAAAGTATCAGGATTTGTATATCAAGATTCTGAAATATATGGAGGGGTAATTAATACATGAGATTACGGACCTCTTGCTACTAATATGTTAAATGCTTTAAAAAATCAATGAATTCAAAGTTTTATTTTTGATGAAGAAAATAATTATCAAATTGATTCAAAAATAATAATGAATCCAATGGTTTGAAAAGCTAGTGGACATTTAGATAATTTCAGTGATTTTTTGATTGAAAATAAAATTAATCAAAAAAGATACCGTGCTGACCATATTTTAAAAGATCTTTTTAAAGATTTAGATGTGGAAAAAATGACTTTTGAAGAAATGGAACATAAAATCAAACAAGAAGTTTTAGAATATGATGGAGTTAAGTGTGATTGAACAGACATTAGACCTTTTAATTTAATGTTTAAAACTCAAGCTGGTGCAATTGATAATACAGCAAGTACAACATATTTAAGACCAGAAACTGCACAAGGAATTTTTTTAAATTTTAAAAATGTATTAAGAACTATGAGACCTAAATTACCTTTTGGAATAGGTCAAATTGGAAAAAGTTTTCGTAATGAAATAACACCTAGAGATTTTATTTTTAGAACTAGAGAATTCGAACAAATGGAATTAGAATTCTTTTGCTTTGAAAATCAAGATGAATTTTTTTACAAATATTACATTGATAAATGTCATAACTTTTGTTTAAAAAACGGTTTAAAAGCTGAATCAATTAGAATAAGAACTCATGAAAAAGAAGAATTAAGTCATTATTCAAAAGGAACTACTGATATTGAATTTTTATTTCCATTTGGTTGAGGAGAATTAATGGGAATTGCTAATCGTGGAAATTATGATTTAAATCAACATATCAAATTTTCAAATGAAAACTTATCTTATTTAACAGAAAATAACGAACATATTGTTCCATATGTAATTGAACCTTCTATGGGTCTAGATCGTTTATTATTTGCTATTTTAGTTGATGCATATGAAGTAGAAACATTAGAAAATAATGATCAAAGAATTATTTTAAAAACAACATATAAAATATGTCCATATCAAGTTTGTGTTATGCCACTGGTTAAAAAACTTAATGACCATAGTAAAGAAATTTATAAACACTTAAAATCAAAAGGTATTCGTGTTTCATATGAAGAATCCGGTTCTATTGGAAAACGTTATCGTAGACAAGATGCAATTGGAACGTATTTTTCAATTACTTTTGACTATGATTCACTAAATGATAACAAAGTAACGATAAGAAATCGAGATACAATGCAACAAACAAGAATTGATATAAGAGATATTGAATTATATTTAGAAAGATATAATGATAGATAATCATCAAAATATTTGAAAAACTATATTAAGTACAACAAATATTGTTGATGTTATCTCTGAATATTGTAATTTAGTAAAATCAGGAAAAAATTATAAAGCCAATTGCCCTTTTCACAATGAAAAAACATCTTCATTTATTGTAAGTCCTGAAAAACAAATATTTACTTGTTTTGGTTGTCATAAAACTGGTAATGCAATCAAATTTTTAGAATACAGATTAAATTTAACACCAATTGAAGCATTAAAAAAATTAGCATTAAAACTTAATGTTGATATTGCTAAAATTGATAAATTTAAATCAAATGAAACTCAAGAACAAACTGAACTTTTTGAAGCAACTGAAGCTGCAAATAATTTATTTCAATACCAGTTTCATAAATATAAAAATATTGATAGTAATTTAATTAATGTAATTTCGAAACGACAAATTTCAACTGATATTCAAAATCATTTTGTTCTAGGATTTAGTTCAAATGAGATTAATGCATTTGATTATTTGCAAAATAAAGGTTTTGATGAATTTGTTTTATCAAAAATATCAATTTCAAGTTCAACAAATAAAAATATCAATTTTTTTAATAATCGATTAATGTTTCCAATTTATGATGCAAATTTAAATTGTGTTGGTTTTAGTGCAAGAACAATTGATAATGATAATGTTAAATATTTAAATACTTCAGAAAATGACATTTTTAAAAAACAATCTTTATTTTTTAATTGAAATAATGTTAAAGAAAATATCGCAATTAATAAAGATGTTTATTTAGTAGAAGGACAATTTGATGTTATTGCACTTTATAGAATAGGAATAAATAATGCTTTAGCAGTAATGGGAACATCACTAACAGAAAATCATTTATCAATGTTAAAAAAATGTACAATAAATTTATTTTTTGATGGTGATACAGCAGGTAAAGTAGCAACGATAAAAAATTTAAAAATAATTTTAAAGAATTTACAAAAATATGAATTAAATGTCAAAATTGTTCAAAATAATAGTCAAAATGATCCTGATGAAATTTATTTTTCATCCCCTGATGGTGCAAAATTAAAAGAAATAACAGAAAATAAAGTAGGTTATTTAGATTATATTTATAATTTAATATTCGAAAATTCTAATTATGATACATCGCTTGAACACAAACAAATACTTTTAAAAGAATTTAATGATTTTTTAAAAATTTTAAACCCATATGATCAAGAAATTTTAAAACAAAAAGCTGTTTTACAAAATAAATTAGATATTAATTATTTTAAAAACTTCCAATCAACACATTTTAATAACTTTTATTCAAATAACCTAATAATAAATAATCAAAACGATTTACAAAAAAGAAAATTCAATAAATTTAGAATAAGAAAAGACACTCCAAAATCAGATTTCTATCGTTTAGTAAATTTTACAA is drawn from Mycoplasma miroungirhinis and contains these coding sequences:
- the ffh gene encoding signal recognition particle protein; its protein translation is MFDFIGNKIQKSIEKMNKKTIITEDDITEIIREIKLSLLEADVNLEVVKSFTKEVKRKILESGKIGNLNAQQTVIKIFSEELINILGKKTISIEVTKKPLTILMIGLQGSGKTTTTAKLAAYLRKKKIIENPLLVGADIYRPAARDQLEGLAKQINTDFFSQNINNAVEIAQNSITLAKQNQNDAIIIDTAGRLSIDENLMEELIKIKKITNPDYIFLVIDAMSGQDVINVANTFNEKLKVNGIIITKLDSDARGGAALSITHLLHIPILFIGTSEKISGLEIFHPDRMANRILGMGDVLSLIEQAENNIDENKAKKLSQRFLSGQFSLDDLMDTMSQIKKLGKMTKIIKMIPGLANKINEEQINSAEQKFTTYQILINSMTKQERKNPKLLKIAERKQRILKGSGRSSREYNLLLTDYERMSKQMKEMSSGRGGFNLGNIGGLGNLF
- the dnaG gene encoding DNA primase is translated as MIDNHQNIWKTILSTTNIVDVISEYCNLVKSGKNYKANCPFHNEKTSSFIVSPEKQIFTCFGCHKTGNAIKFLEYRLNLTPIEALKKLALKLNVDIAKIDKFKSNETQEQTELFEATEAANNLFQYQFHKYKNIDSNLINVISKRQISTDIQNHFVLGFSSNEINAFDYLQNKGFDEFVLSKISISSSTNKNINFFNNRLMFPIYDANLNCVGFSARTIDNDNVKYLNTSENDIFKKQSLFFNWNNVKENIAINKDVYLVEGQFDVIALYRIGINNALAVMGTSLTENHLSMLKKCTINLFFDGDTAGKVATIKNLKIILKNLQKYELNVKIVQNNSQNDPDEIYFSSPDGAKLKEITENKVGYLDYIYNLIFENSNYDTSLEHKQILLKEFNDFLKILNPYDQEILKQKAVLQNKLDINYFKNFQSTHFNNFYSNNLIINNQNDLQKRKFNKFRIRKDTPKSDFYRLVNFTITKTLTDNNYYHKLRSVILKKGKKWQKAILELNNPKKNKNIRISMTKENKWNTDKFTRDLKEFIKILDPNEKLDEVQFKDNLLKLKDFYSNENKMWEEDFNEINININDEEVIDKLITIIEKKQ
- a CDS encoding glycine--tRNA ligase, whose translation is MLNKDKNIQEIINHLKVSGFVYQDSEIYGGVINTWDYGPLATNMLNALKNQWIQSFIFDEENNYQIDSKIIMNPMVWKASGHLDNFSDFLIENKINQKRYRADHILKDLFKDLDVEKMTFEEMEHKIKQEVLEYDGVKCDWTDIRPFNLMFKTQAGAIDNTASTTYLRPETAQGIFLNFKNVLRTMRPKLPFGIGQIGKSFRNEITPRDFIFRTREFEQMELEFFCFENQDEFFYKYYIDKCHNFCLKNGLKAESIRIRTHEKEELSHYSKGTTDIEFLFPFGWGELMGIANRGNYDLNQHIKFSNENLSYLTENNEHIVPYVIEPSMGLDRLLFAILVDAYEVETLENNDQRIILKTTYKICPYQVCVMPLVKKLNDHSKEIYKHLKSKGIRVSYEESGSIGKRYRRQDAIGTYFSITFDYDSLNDNKVTIRNRDTMQQTRIDIRDIELYLERYNDR
- a CDS encoding MAGa3780 family membrane protein: MNTKTSYFSTKIKQNRRLITIIAASLFLILTILIITIYIALIDETKIDNNTKYQGLENIFLRYANLFYFTNITNIFSLTTLLIMSLKPNNAKIKRVFFHSIVLMSITFLIFWTLISWQANWKNIFESYKSLQTHFINPVICFLFAFIWKEQLKFHKNDKYYVVIYVISYLIFAFILYYLTYYLKYNQENAIVIYGFLDFIHPFFYYGTKLSLKIILNILFLVIGFFLPFLLCLFWIKILKLKIKYKKDVV